The Deinococcota bacterium genome contains the following window.
TGCTGTTCAAGCGGATGACGGGCAGTCTGGGCGCCATCCGGCTCAAGAAGCGGGCAACGGCTTCCGTTGCCGGCGACACCGGCACGGCGTTGCGCAGGTAGGGACTGCTCAGGACCAGAGCGCGAAGGTCATGCCTTCTCAACGCGCAGTGGAGGGCAACGGCGCCTCCGGTGCTGTGGCCCAGCAGCACGAGCCCGTGAGGGGCAGCGTCCGCCACGCTGTCGATCACGCCGAGCGCGTCTTGCACCAGGAGGTCGAAGCGCTCGAGGTAGGCCCGCGCCCCCTCGCTCTTGCCGTGACCGCGGTAGTCGAAGCTGTGAACCGCGAAACCGCGACCGGCAAGGTAGCCGGCGACGTGCGCGTAGCGACCTGAGTGCTCGGCGTAGCCGTGCAAAATGAGCACCGTAGCCAGCACCGTAGCCTTGGGAGCTTCGGGCGTCCAGGCTTCCGTAAAGAGCGACAGCCCGTCCGCCGTTCTGAGCGAGCCCGTCTCGTGGCGCACCTGAGCCCTAAGGCCTAGGCCGGCCAGACGTGATCTCGGTGAGTGTAAAGGTCGCGTCCTCCATCACCGGGTTGCTCAAGACCTTGCCTGCCATGTCACGAAGCTGCCTCTCGACCTCGCCGCGCTCGCCCGTCAGGGTGAGGACGACGACCTTGCCGACGCGCAGGTCGGCTATATTGTCGTGCCCCAAGCGCTTCAGCGTGTTTTCCACGGCTCTGCCCTGCGGGTCGAGGATGGACCTTTTGAGCACAACGCGGACTTCGGCCCGGTAGTGTTTCACTCTGGACTCAGGCATGTTGGACTCAGGCATGTTGGACTCAGGCATAGGCCTCTCCCAGAACGCGGCGCATGACCTCCCGGTACGCTTCCTCCACCCCACCGAGGTCGCGGCGAAAGCGGTCCTTGTCCATCTTTTCGCCGCTCGCGCGGTCCCAAAGGCGGCAGGTGTCGGGGCTGATCTCGTCCGCCAGCACGAGCCGGCCCCCCCGCGTGCGGCCGAACTCGAGCTTGAAGTCCACCAGGGTCAGGTTCCGCCTGGCGAAGAACGACCACAGGACCTCGTTGACCCGGCACGACAGGCGGCGCAGTTCGGCCAGCTCGCTAGCGGTCGCCCAGCCAAGAGCGACGGCGGTGTCACTCGCCATAGGCGGGTCGCCCAGGGCATCGGACTTGTAGCACCACTCGATCACGGCAGGGTCTAGCGGCAGACCCTCGTCTACCCCGTAACGCTTGACAAAGGAGCCCGCGCTCAGGTTGCGGACGATCACCTCGATCGGGATGACGGTCACGGCCCTGACGAGCTGCTCGCGCTCGCTCAGCTTCTCGAGAAAATGGGTGGGTACGCCGCTCGCCTCGATTACCGTAAAGAGCCTGGCGCTCACGGCGTTGTTGACGACGCTCTTGCCTCGGATGCTGCCGCGCTTTTGAGCATTAAAGGCGGTAGCGTCGTCCTTGTACTCGATCCAGTAGACGCCCTCGTCGCTGGTCGCGAAAACCCGCTTGGCCTTGCCCTCATAGCGCTGCTCGAGCTTTACCGCCTTCGCCTCTTCCACCCCGACCTCGTCTCCCTCACCGCCCTTGCTTACAGGCTTTGGTGTGTAGCGCATTTACAGAGCGGCCTTGCCAGCCCCTACCAGAGCAAGTATAGCGCTTCCAACCCCTGCGGTCGTGGCGCCCGCTCGATCCGGTCAGTGTCGAGGCAGTGTTGAGACATCAGTTCCTGAGCAGCGCCGCCACGTGGCCCGCCTTGGTGAGGCCGCGGATCGGATCGACGAACTCCGTCTCGCCTCCGCTCATGGCGAGGAGTTCGACGAGATCGTTGATGAGGTCCACCTTGAAGACGGAGTCGGAATCGCAGATTGGGCAGGCCTCCACCGCTTCGGCGCTCAGGTTCTCGCAGTCGCGACAGCGCAACCCGGCGATCTTGGCGTCCCTCGTCACCAGCATTCTTTCCACTCTTCCTACGGCGGCGGCCTCGAGCACGTACTTGGGTCCGGTCACGGCGCGGCCGTCTTGCATGTACTCCGCCCTGATCTCCTCCCAGAGCGTCCGGTCCCAGGCGCGTTCCTCCCTGAACATAACGCCAGCATACGTGGC
Protein-coding sequences here:
- a CDS encoding phosphoribosylaminoimidazolesuccinocarboxamide synthase, giving the protein MRYTPKPVSKGGEGDEVGVEEAKAVKLEQRYEGKAKRVFATSDEGVYWIEYKDDATAFNAQKRGSIRGKSVVNNAVSARLFTVIEASGVPTHFLEKLSEREQLVRAVTVIPIEVIVRNLSAGSFVKRYGVDEGLPLDPAVIEWCYKSDALGDPPMASDTAVALGWATASELAELRRLSCRVNEVLWSFFARRNLTLVDFKLEFGRTRGGRLVLADEISPDTCRLWDRASGEKMDKDRFRRDLGGVEEAYREVMRRVLGEAYA
- the purS gene encoding phosphoribosylformylglycinamidine synthase subunit PurS, encoding MPESNMPESNMPESRVKHYRAEVRVVLKRSILDPQGRAVENTLKRLGHDNIADLRVGKVVVLTLTGERGEVERQLRDMAGKVLSNPVMEDATFTLTEITSGRPRP
- a CDS encoding lysophospholipase — translated: MRHETGSLRTADGLSLFTEAWTPEAPKATVLATVLILHGYAEHSGRYAHVAGYLAGRGFAVHSFDYRGHGKSEGARAYLERFDLLVQDALGVIDSVADAAPHGLVLLGHSTGGAVALHCALRRHDLRALVLSSPYLRNAVPVSPATEAVARFLSRMAPRLPVIRLNSKDISRDPEVVRAYRADTLVYNKRVRARVAAELSGAGSSLEARLAELSLPLLVMCGSEDKIAALAGSRLLYDKAGGGDKTFTVYDGHYHELFNDYGKEGVLEDMASWLEARV